From Micromonas commoda chromosome 3, complete sequence, a single genomic window includes:
- a CDS encoding predicted protein, whose product MRVAALLGAAPGIASHARRCRTPGSIRWVAAAHAQTTEDPAVPEDLLLRVREKGAHLDRPWSLTYLRNRGKVTRAQKEAWRTLWPQYGIDVQTHAGGGGPPPRLDFREVFADRPEAPLALEVGFGLGHSLMEMAAAHPDKNFVGVEVHKPGIGAALQKIQARRDELGDGWVDNVRVVRMDALWLVRDFIPRESLSDVCVYFPDPWSDAQAHRRIVNPFLLALIEPCMAKTGGRLHLSTDDDSYAEHMFRVMSEAESSGKWEKVDEALLGRSGSTKYEERGRALGSEIRNFCYRYVGSP is encoded by the coding sequence atgcgcgtcgccgccttgctCGGGGCCGCGCCCGGTATCGCGAGCCATGCGCGGAGATGTCGTACTCCGGGATCGATCAGatgggtcgccgcggcgcatgCGCAGACGACGGAGGATCCAGCGGTGCCGGAAGACCTTCTCCTCAGAGTACGGGAGAAGGGCGCGCATCTCGATAGACCGTGGAGCCTTACCTACCTCAGGAACCGTGGTAAGGTGACCAGGGCCCAAAAAGAGGCGTGGAGGACCCTGTGGCCTCAGTACGGCATCGATGTTCAGAcccacgccggcggcggtgggccaCCTCCGAGGCTCGACTTCCGAGAGGTCTTCGCGGACAGGCCAGAAGCGCCGCTGGCTCTGGAGGTCGGGTTCGGTCTCGGGCACTCGCTGATggagatggccgccgcccaccccgACAAGAACTTCGTGGGCGTTGAGGTTCACAAGCCtggcatcggcgccgcgctccagaAGATCCAGGCGCGACGAGACGAGTTAGGAGATGGTTGGGTCGACAACGTCAGGGTCGTGAGGATGGATGCGCTCTGGCTCGTTCGGGATTTCATCCCCCGCGAGTCCCTCTCGGATGTGTGCGTGTATTTCCCGGATCCGTGGTCGGACGCTCAGGCGCACAGGCGCATAGTCAACCCGTttctcctcgcgctcatcgaaCCGTGCATGGCCAAAACCGGGGGTCGGCTGCATCTCAGCACGGACGATGACTCTTACGCTGAGCACATGTTTCGGGTTATGTCCGAGGCTGAGTCAAGCGGCAAATGGGAGAAGGTCGATGAGGCGCTGCTGGGTCGGTCGGGATCCACCAAGTACGAGGAGAGGGGGCGCGCGCTGGGCAGCGAGATTCGCAACTTTTGCTACCGGTACGTCGGTAGTCCGTAG
- a CDS encoding predicted protein, with translation MDGRRGGQHGSCNISGRVVFRFQILGVRLVRCFPGRSRTSPKGTTTSAPACRWGPRWGHPGPTCERAPPTPPPPRAAPSSQCPRKPGVLTSGHFIFFPIFGLDTSGNFIFFPVSIGHFIDVSRFTCRKGPPNVINSRTEV, from the coding sequence ATGGATGGAAGGAGGGGCGGTCAGCATGGGTCGTGCAATATTTCCGGGCGAGTCGTGTTCAGATTCCAGATTCTGGGTGTTCGGCTGGTGAGGTGTTTCCCGGGAAGGTCGCGCACCAGTCCCAAAGGTACCACGACATCAGCTCCCGCTTGTCGGTGGGGACCAAGGTGGGGTCATCCCGGTCCGACATGCGAacgcgcgcctccgacgccgcctccaccacgGGCTGCGCCATCCTCACAGTGCCCTCGGAAGCCGGGGGTACTCACTTCAGGACACTTCATTTTTTTTCCCATCTTTGGATTGGACACTTCAGGAAACTTCATTTTTTTTCCCGTTTCGATTGGACACTTCATCGATGTGTCACGTTTCACGTGCCGAAAGGGCCCCCCGAATGTGATTAACTCAAGAACGGAGGTCTGA
- a CDS encoding predicted protein has protein sequence MSKLGFRRTLMTVRMLRAQSPELLKLMLGQIFSSTGNGTVVTSFVVFVQRELNADNVDMVIIVLVGSMSACLGLLLLMPIVKRLHGKELYRMFMALKAVTLVWPVWLALGFTQKWEMFALVVIGGVLNPSLLPTIRSIFQQTCPHGYEASMFSLLGICTVAFVWIGSAVLAMFLSATGSMRWGILAQAAFTVVALWIFSSFDFKKAQEDRAKIESGEHEVDGVGEFDELRAESQDSSLTSRDSR, from the coding sequence ATGTCCAAGCTCGGCTTTCGAAGGACGCTGATGACGGTGCGGATGCTTCGAGCGCAGTCACCCGAGCTGCTCAAGCTAATGCTCGGTCAGATCTTCTCATCCACCGGCAACGGCACGGTGGTGACGTCCTTTGTGGTGTTCGTGCAGCGCGAGTTGAACGCTGACAACGTCGACATGGTGATCATCGTTCTGGTCGGGTCTATGTCCGCGTGCCTGGGACTCCTGCTCCTGATGCCGATTGTCAAGCGGCTGCACGGGAAGGAGCTGTACCGAATGTTCATGGCGCTGAAGGCGGTGACGTTGGTGTGGCCCGTCTGGCTGGCGCTGGGTTTCACGCAAAAGTGGGAGATGTTCGCGCTCGTGGTGATCGGTGGCGTCCTGAACCCGAGCCTGCTCCCGACGATTCGATCCATCTTCCAGCAGACCTGCCCACACGGTTACGAGGCTTCGATGTTTTCGCTGCTGGGCATCTGCACAGTGGCGTTTGTGTGGATCGGCAGCGCGGTGCTGGCCATGTTCCtgtcggcgacgggcagcATGAGATGGGGTATACTGGCGCAGGCGGCCTTCACGGTTGTCGCGCTATGGATATTCTCGTCGTTCGACTTTAAAAAAGCCCAGGAGGACAGGGCGAAGATTGAGAGCGGGGAGCACGAGGTCGACGGGGTTGGTGAGTTTGACGAACTGCGGGCGGAGAGCCAGGACTCCAGCCTGACTTCCAGAGATTCCAGATAG